A region from the Salvia splendens isolate huo1 chromosome 15, SspV2, whole genome shotgun sequence genome encodes:
- the LOC121767844 gene encoding norbelladine synthase-like codes for MYRTMSAEMTVDVPETEAWKFYDTLQLPKVAEKANSDFISRVDVVQGDGGAGTILEAVFRPGMGGGMKSFKEKFVVVDNEKRVKEAEVVEGGFLDLGFTLYRFH; via the exons ATGTACAGAACAATGTCCGCTGAGATGACGGTTGATGTACCGGAAACCGAAGCGTGGAAGTTCTACGACACTCTACAGCTCCCCAAAGTGGCAGAGAAAGCCAACTCCGACTTTATCAGCCGGGTCGACGTCGTCCAAGGAGACGGCGGCGCCGGAACCATTCTCGAGGCCGTTTTCCGTCCAG GGATGGGAGGGGGAATGAAGTCGTTCAAGGAGAAATTCGTGGTGGTGGATAACGAGAAGCGTGTGAAGGAGGCAGAGGTTGTGGAAGGAGGATTTCTGGATCTAGGGTTCACGCTGTATCGCTTCCATTAA